The segment tgttatcaaatatgtattattcataatcattaattgtcatatatatgttaaccttattaggtaattctatagtgcttttatttaaggaaaaaaaaatatttttttgtacaatactaattaatttgatagttagtttaataaaaaatatagtatatgtttatataggtcaacttatttttttaacaactttaaGAATCATTCTCGTGATGGCAAATTGCTACGATAATATGTTGTAGTGTTGAggattaatatattaatatattggGATGTTTGCAATACTCTTTATTAGATTAATAATTTGATTAAATAACTCGAAGGTGACAAGCTAAGATTAATATGGAGATTCGGGAATTTCTTTTCTCTTTGACATGTGAGAAAGTTGATTTGCTCATGTGGAAGAGTTGTGTCTGGATCTGCGTTCAACAGCGAGTTCCACACtttgtttaatattaataacaaaataatagtatatattttgtGAACCACGTTTGAAACGCATACCATAATTCAAAAAAAGGCAGTCAAACAATGTGTTGTTCAAATCCGTTCTATCAGATCtgaacattttcataaatattgtTTGGAGAAAAAATTATGTGGGTTAACTACTTTCCTTCGAAATTCGATTCTATCAAAATAATTTACACTAATAATGATGTCTCATCATTGTGAATTAGAACCTCAACATTTCATTTATAACGATGTTTCAACAAAAATGATACTTATATTTCGTAGTAGCAGaaattaaaatgtttagaaTATTTCCAATAgttcattctatttttttaacgTAGAATAATTGTATAGTAGAGTTAAattttactttgatgatattctactttaaaataaaaatagaatgatgaataaaaaaataatgaattattttatttatagaataaacttagtttttactatatatcgagtgaaaaatagaatatcattaaaacatttttactttaaattatattttagaagaaaaaaatatattgaaattagAAATGCTCTTATAGCTACGTCTTGTTCGACTATACCAACTAGTCACAAAGAAATATTTTACATCGCTgaaatattaaaagttttgtGACATACGACTGATCACTATGACTACTTGTAGAAACATGCCAATGAACAATATTTGGTTATTAGTTGCAATGAACAAAAAATTAACACAACTGAACAAAGTTACTAATGTCTTCACTAAAAACACTATACCGACCAGAGTTTTGTAGACATAAATTACGAAACGTATATCTTTTGCCTGTTTTGGTATCTTTCCATTACTTGGAGATCTCGTACTCTACTCTCTACGTAATGACTCGTTTTCAGTCAATTTCTCAAGCTTGCGCTTTGAAACCGTCCATGGGAAACCGAGTCGAAATTTCACCAAAGCCATCTTTCATTTAGAAACCGGCCACTTTCTAAATATACGCACGTGCAAGTTACATCATCCCCGCATCCGTAGACTAAACACACTCATTATATAAACAAGATCCTCCCAATCTCTACTCTCATAATCAATCAAACCAAGTTCCAAGTCTTCCCTTAACATACGAAATAAAATGGCTACTTCTTCTGCGATGTCTCTCCAGTCCATCTCTAAGACTTCTCTCGGCAATCTCTCCCATAATCACCACTTTCATCGAAGCTCTTTTCTAGGTTTCTCCAGATCTTTCCAAAACCTTGGGATCTCATCTAACGGTCCAGATTTCTCCTCCCAATCAAGATCTACTTCCAAGAATCTCTCCCCTACTCGAGCTTTCTTCTGGAACTGGGGAAAGTCAGAAAACGCCAGACCAAGTAAGTCAACTGATCCTTTGTTTTGTCTTTCCGTACATTTTCCACAGATTTAATTAGAAAATTACTCAATTTATAATATTGTGTCTTGTTTATTTAGGTAAAGTCCAAGAACTCAACGTGTACGAACTCAACGAAGGAGATAGAAACAGCCCAGCTGTTCTAAAACTCGGCAAGAAACCAGAGCTCTGCCTCGGCGATCTCGTGCCCTTCACCAACAAACTCTACACCGGCGATCTCAAAAAGCGCGTGGGAATCACCGCCGGTCTCTGTGTCTTGATCCAACACGTCCCGGAGAAGAACGGTGACCGGTTCGAAGCCACTTACAGTTTCTACTTGGGTGACTATGGCCACCTGTCCGTACAGGGACCGTACTTGACTTACGAAGACACGTTCCTCGCCGTCACTGGTGGCTCCGGGATCTTTGAAGGCGCGTACGGACAAGTGAAGCTTCGTCAGCTTGTGTATCCGACAAAATTGTTCTACACTTTTTACTTAAAGGGTATTGCTGATTTGCCGTTGGAGCTTACCGGGACGGCGGTTTCGCCGTCGAAGGATGTGAAACCGGCGCCGGAAGCTAAGGCGACGGAGCCAGGCGCAACCATTAAAAACTTTACTAATTAGTCTTGTGTTTTTCTCGTATTCTTTTAAtaactgtttttaaaaataaattacacttttattttgtttgtaatCGAATCTTTTGATGAGTTGTATGAGTTTAGTTAACGCTGTGTTGGTGGAATACTATCTTTATTTAGCTGTGACTTTTGCTGTTTATAACAAATATTATACAACACGGAACTCTAACAAATATTAATTTGTAATGATTATGTACCTCTCAGTATTGCTAATTAAAgggaaaattttgattttagcTACGTGATTAACAAAttaatcattaaaataaatattattgtttaaaatGTTGA is part of the Brassica rapa cultivar Chiifu-401-42 chromosome A09, CAAS_Brap_v3.01, whole genome shotgun sequence genome and harbors:
- the LOC103839361 gene encoding allene oxide cyclase 3, chloroplastic, with product MATSSAMSLQSISKTSLGNLSHNHHFHRSSFLGFSRSFQNLGISSNGPDFSSQSRSTSKNLSPTRAFFWNWGKSENARPSKVQELNVYELNEGDRNSPAVLKLGKKPELCLGDLVPFTNKLYTGDLKKRVGITAGLCVLIQHVPEKNGDRFEATYSFYLGDYGHLSVQGPYLTYEDTFLAVTGGSGIFEGAYGQVKLRQLVYPTKLFYTFYLKGIADLPLELTGTAVSPSKDVKPAPEAKATEPGATIKNFTN